A part of Desulfobacter sp. genomic DNA contains:
- a CDS encoding acetate--CoA ligase family protein — translation MDVPVDYKGITDIFTRAWDQGRDFLFEYEVYELLARSGAETPPKAHLIPRGARSSDEELTALPGDKAVLKIVSPYIIHKTEVGGVKIVENTPNKVRSAVRRMVYEVPENYAAHMERTPDHLPAHYRGLSGDALVAAVAADIKGVLQVQFMPPDSSAFGNELIVGLRHTREFGTVLSAGLGGTDTELYAKRFRKGQAIVATATAMGDGDSFFQLYRRTISYRKLAGLTRGQRRIVTDEQLVECFESFIRMGNYYSRQNPEAPFVIEELEINPFAFTDYLMVPLDGMCRFAKKTNLPAGRPTAKIHNLLHPKKIGIIGVSGTRKNFGRIILDNILAEGFNPDDIVIFKPGQDEMEGITCLPDLTALQSDAAGGQLDLFIVAVGAAQVPDLVEEIIETDAAHSVMLIPGGMGETEESKERARKVLAMIDEVRVNSNGDPAGPVFLGANCMGVISRPGSYDTWFIPEEKLPKTRETMACRAALISQSGAFMLHRSHQCPQLAPAYMISMGNQTDLTLGDMVDYFKDSDQVDVIAVYAEGFNDLDGLAFCRAVRSAVLAGKEVVFYKAGRTPEGMAATSSHTASLAGDYMVCESCVSQAGAVVARNFSEFQELMLLAETLSAKRVKGNRLAAVSGAGFEAVGMADSILSDDFAMKLADIGPDTRAAIEGILKDKGLDRLVTLNNPLDINPSADDEAHGEIAAALTRDPGVDAVLISLDPMSPAMKTLEPGTDGPFSMDLPGGILERMGALAAESPVPVVTVVDGGRLYDPLRDALMAKGVPVFNICDKAVAALSLYIQGRLRAKTIRINAGGNP, via the coding sequence ATGGACGTTCCCGTTGATTATAAGGGAATCACCGATATCTTTACCCGGGCCTGGGACCAGGGCCGGGATTTTCTGTTTGAATACGAGGTCTATGAACTCCTGGCCCGCTCAGGGGCGGAGACCCCCCCAAAGGCCCACCTCATTCCCCGGGGGGCCAGAAGTTCCGACGAGGAACTGACGGCCCTGCCCGGGGATAAGGCGGTGCTCAAGATCGTTTCCCCCTATATCATCCACAAGACAGAGGTGGGCGGGGTGAAAATTGTCGAGAATACCCCCAACAAAGTACGGTCGGCGGTGCGCCGGATGGTGTACGAGGTGCCGGAAAATTATGCCGCCCATATGGAGCGGACCCCGGACCACCTGCCGGCACACTACCGGGGGCTTTCCGGCGACGCCCTGGTGGCGGCGGTGGCCGCAGATATAAAAGGGGTGCTCCAGGTCCAGTTCATGCCCCCGGATTCATCGGCCTTCGGCAATGAGCTCATCGTGGGACTGCGCCACACCCGGGAGTTCGGCACCGTCCTTTCAGCCGGCTTGGGGGGCACGGACACCGAACTCTACGCCAAACGATTCCGCAAGGGCCAGGCCATCGTGGCAACGGCAACGGCCATGGGGGACGGGGACAGTTTTTTCCAGCTCTACCGGCGGACCATTTCCTATCGGAAGCTGGCCGGGCTGACCCGGGGCCAGCGCCGCATCGTCACCGACGAACAGCTGGTGGAATGTTTTGAGTCCTTTATCCGCATGGGCAATTATTATTCCAGGCAGAATCCGGAGGCGCCCTTTGTCATTGAGGAACTGGAGATCAATCCCTTTGCCTTTACCGATTACCTCATGGTGCCTTTGGACGGGATGTGCCGGTTTGCAAAAAAGACAAACCTGCCCGCAGGCCGCCCCACGGCAAAGATCCATAACCTGCTCCATCCAAAGAAAATCGGCATCATCGGGGTTTCAGGCACCCGGAAGAATTTCGGCCGGATCATCCTGGACAATATCCTGGCCGAAGGGTTCAACCCCGATGATATTGTGATTTTCAAACCGGGCCAGGATGAAATGGAGGGCATTACCTGCCTGCCGGACCTGACTGCCCTGCAGTCAGATGCGGCGGGCGGTCAATTAGACCTGTTTATCGTGGCCGTGGGGGCCGCCCAGGTCCCGGACCTGGTGGAGGAGATCATTGAAACCGATGCGGCCCACAGCGTCATGCTCATCCCCGGCGGCATGGGGGAGACCGAAGAGAGCAAGGAGAGGGCCCGAAAGGTGCTTGCCATGATCGACGAGGTCCGGGTGAACAGCAATGGGGATCCGGCCGGGCCCGTATTCCTCGGCGCCAACTGCATGGGGGTGATTTCCCGGCCCGGCAGCTACGATACCTGGTTCATCCCCGAGGAAAAACTGCCTAAAACCAGGGAGACCATGGCCTGCCGGGCGGCGCTGATCAGCCAGAGCGGGGCCTTCATGCTTCACCGCAGCCACCAATGCCCCCAGCTGGCCCCGGCCTATATGATTTCCATGGGCAACCAGACCGACCTCACCCTGGGGGATATGGTGGATTATTTCAAGGATTCCGACCAGGTGGATGTCATCGCCGTTTACGCCGAAGGGTTCAACGACCTGGACGGCCTGGCCTTCTGTCGGGCGGTACGGTCAGCGGTGCTGGCGGGCAAGGAAGTGGTCTTTTACAAGGCCGGCCGGACCCCCGAGGGCATGGCCGCCACCTCCAGCCATACCGCCTCCCTGGCCGGGGACTATATGGTCTGCGAAAGCTGCGTCTCCCAGGCCGGCGCCGTTGTGGCCAGAAATTTCAGTGAATTCCAGGAACTCATGCTCCTGGCTGAAACCCTCAGCGCCAAAAGGGTGAAGGGCAACCGGCTTGCCGCCGTGAGCGGGGCGGGATTCGAAGCCGTGGGCATGGCCGACTCCATCCTTTCCGACGATTTTGCCATGAAACTGGCCGACATTGGTCCCGATACCCGGGCCGCCATAGAAGGTATTTTAAAGGATAAGGGGCTTGACCGCCTGGTGACCCTGAACAATCCCCTGGACATCAATCCCTCTGCCGATGACGAGGCCCACGGGGAGATTGCCGCCGCGCTCACCCGGGACCCGGGGGTGGATGCGGTGCTCATCAGCCTGGATCCCATGTCCCCGGCCATGAAAACCCTTGAGCCCGGCACTGACGGGCCCTTCAGCATGGACCTGCCCGGGGGCATCCTGGAACGGATGGGCGCACTGGCTGCTGAAAGCCCGGTGCCCGTGGTCACGGTGGTGGACGGGGGACGGCTCTACGACCCCCTGCGGGACGCCCTCATGGCCAAGGGCGTGCCGGTGTTCAATATCTGCGACAAGGCCGTGGCCGCACTGTCCCTCTATATCCAGGGACGGCTGAGGGCAAAGACCATCCGCATCAACGCAGGGGGCAACCCTTAA
- the wrbA gene encoding NAD(P)H:quinone oxidoreductase, translated as MKKVLVLYYSMYGHVETMADAVAKGAGSVDGVDVTIKRVPEIMSEEIARNAGAKIEQDAPIADPKELDQYDAILFGTPTRFGNMASQMRNFLDQTGSLWMDGALVGKVGSVFTSTGTGGGNETTIQSFHTTLFHHGMIVVGLPYSCQDLMDISQAKGGSPLGAGMLAGGDGSRQASEVELSMAQFQGRHVAETVKRMS; from the coding sequence ATGAAAAAAGTACTGGTTCTATATTACTCAATGTATGGTCATGTTGAAACAATGGCAGACGCTGTGGCTAAGGGGGCTGGTTCAGTCGATGGTGTCGATGTAACAATCAAAAGAGTGCCAGAGATCATGTCTGAAGAGATCGCGCGCAATGCTGGTGCCAAAATTGAGCAAGACGCCCCTATTGCGGACCCAAAAGAATTGGATCAATATGATGCAATTCTTTTTGGCACTCCCACCAGATTTGGAAACATGGCCTCCCAAATGCGCAACTTTTTGGATCAAACCGGGAGTTTATGGATGGACGGTGCATTGGTCGGCAAGGTCGGCAGCGTGTTTACAAGCACCGGGACAGGCGGTGGAAATGAAACCACAATTCAGTCATTCCATACCACACTTTTTCACCATGGAATGATCGTCGTCGGGTTGCCATATTCCTGTCAAGATTTAATGGATATATCGCAAGCAAAAGGCGGTTCCCCATTGGGCGCCGGAATGCTTGCAGGTGGAGATGGGTCAAGACAAGCCTCTGAAGTCGAATTATCAATGGCTCAATTCCAAGGCAGGCACGTTGCAGAAACGGTGAAAAGAATGTCCTGA
- a CDS encoding FAD:protein FMN transferase — MRRIHLFSVILLATLLVATVFTASAREYVFTGKTMGTFYRIKFISNQPVSLPLWKKKVNIRLREVNTQLSMFQKNSEISRFNAGPPHTPFKLSTDFSRVLEQCRRLHALSGGAWDGTVKPLVDLWGFGVRDKAPALPAPREIKAALARTGFDKLVLKGRTLTKTEAGLTLDLGSIAKGYGVDEIARLFPDAGITDYLIEIGGELAGGGRNIKGKPWSVGISRPVKGTVNSGLYRVVTLDNMAIATSGNYRNFFEINGKTYSHIIHPDTGYPVDNRVVSASVIAKNCTIADGLATALMVMDTDSAIDLVNGLADIECLIIKNDGSSLIPVRSKGFKAFEMD; from the coding sequence ATGCGTCGAATACATCTATTTTCCGTCATACTGCTTGCCACCCTTCTGGTCGCCACAGTCTTTACTGCTTCCGCCAGGGAGTATGTTTTCACCGGCAAAACCATGGGCACCTTTTACCGGATTAAATTTATCAGTAATCAACCGGTGTCTCTCCCCCTGTGGAAAAAAAAGGTTAACATCCGGCTCAGGGAGGTCAACACCCAGCTCTCCATGTTCCAGAAAAACAGTGAGATATCCCGGTTCAACGCCGGTCCGCCCCATACCCCGTTTAAACTGTCGACGGATTTTTCAAGGGTGCTGGAACAATGCCGCCGGCTCCACGCCTTAAGCGGGGGGGCCTGGGACGGCACGGTCAAACCCCTGGTGGACCTCTGGGGATTCGGCGTCAGGGACAAGGCACCGGCCCTGCCGGCTCCCCGGGAGATAAAAGCGGCTTTGGCCCGCACCGGTTTCGATAAACTGGTGCTCAAAGGCCGGACCCTGACCAAAACCGAGGCCGGGCTTACCCTGGACCTGGGCTCCATTGCCAAGGGGTACGGGGTGGATGAAATCGCCCGGCTATTTCCGGATGCCGGCATTACAGACTATCTGATCGAAATCGGCGGGGAGCTGGCCGGAGGCGGCCGGAACATAAAGGGGAAACCATGGTCCGTGGGCATTTCACGCCCGGTAAAGGGCACCGTCAATTCCGGGCTTTACCGGGTGGTGACCCTGGATAACATGGCCATTGCCACCAGCGGTAATTACAGAAATTTTTTCGAGATCAACGGCAAAACCTATTCCCATATCATCCATCCTGACACAGGATACCCGGTGGACAACAGGGTGGTCAGCGCGTCGGTCATCGCAAAAAACTGCACCATTGCCGACGGCCTGGCCACCGCATTGATGGTCATGGATACGGACAGCGCCATTGACCTGGTCAACGGCCTGGCCGACATCGAATGCCTCATTATCAAAAACGATGGCAGCTCCCTTATCCCGGTGAGGTCCAAGGGATTCAAGGCCTTTGAGATGGACTGA
- the trmB gene encoding tRNA (guanosine(46)-N7)-methyltransferase TrmB, translated as MPKIKSKRYERVKHLPNVFIPEPEGKPGNDTCLPWLAEPALPGRLILELGCGKGEHSLHFATIRPDACVVGVDMKSHRLCVGGEKGLAAGLDNLFFLRTDISRDLEDYFCAGTIGEIWITFPDPYPKQRGIKHRLTSPGFLAVYARLLVPGGTVHLKTDSDLLYTYTQEGVAYWGGRILAETRDLHRSNLSGTGAGQILSAFEGKALDRGETVKYLSFTLN; from the coding sequence ATGCCCAAAATAAAGAGCAAAAGATACGAGCGGGTAAAACACCTGCCCAATGTATTCATACCGGAACCGGAGGGTAAACCGGGCAATGACACCTGTCTGCCCTGGCTGGCGGAACCGGCACTGCCCGGCAGACTGATCCTGGAACTGGGCTGTGGCAAGGGGGAGCACAGCCTGCACTTTGCCACGATCCGGCCGGATGCCTGTGTGGTGGGGGTGGACATGAAAAGCCACCGCCTCTGCGTCGGGGGTGAAAAGGGCCTGGCCGCGGGGCTGGACAACCTTTTTTTCCTCAGGACGGATATCAGCAGGGACCTGGAAGACTATTTTTGCGCCGGAACAATTGGCGAGATCTGGATCACTTTTCCGGACCCTTACCCCAAACAGCGGGGGATCAAGCACCGGTTGACTTCCCCCGGTTTTCTGGCCGTCTATGCCAGACTCCTGGTCCCCGGGGGCACCGTCCATTTGAAAACCGACAGCGATCTGCTGTACACCTATACCCAGGAAGGGGTGGCCTACTGGGGCGGACGCATTCTGGCGGAGACCCGGGACCTTCACCGTTCAAACCTGTCCGGCACCGGTGCCGGACAGATCCTGTCCGCTTTTGAGGGCAAGGCCCTGGACCGCGGGGAGACCGTTAAATATTTAAGTTTTACACTGAACTGA
- a CDS encoding acetate--CoA ligase family protein, with amino-acid sequence MQLFIDFEEMTRVFAQAAGQDRFQLFEHETYELLSALGSESVPEYLLFARNHRLNSDVLVPFFGEKVVLKVVSPDVVHKSDVGGVKVVPKMAGKVRSESRRMVDTVSERFARVVEANPDADLPHYRGLSGRKLRDAVNRRIHGVLITQYLPPESDALGNELLVSLRWTREFGMVITAGLGGTDTELYAERFRLGQAVISASTAHVSGEAFFDLFAKTIAYEKLSGQTRGGERLVSDEQLVECFGAFIAVGNYFSPMNPKAPYVIEELEVNPFALVDYEMVPLDGLCKFSLPFRPPAARGIDRIGSLLHPQTLAIIGVSATKMNFGRNILKNLIRAGYDRKNITIVSPSAKEIDGVACVEEIGHLGGVDLLVVAVGAAQVPFLIDEIIDNNLARSVILIPGGMGETEDSRERAHAVTAKIRMAHGRKGGGPVFLGGNCLGMISRSGGLDTFFTPDACAPKRMDRPAAPVALISQSGAFALVRMASLAAGDPAYNITVGNQMDLTIGDFITYMADVDDAGIIAVYAEGFQDLDGLHACTGILKAVRRGKEVLVYKAGRTPEGKKATSGHTASVAGDYMVCTSCLSQAGALVTDSLEEFDGLVNMAAYLHGKAITGFRVGAMSPAGFETVGIADSLESRDCCLELPPFEPVTRDAVADLFDLAGLAEIMDIKNPLDLTPAAPDGVYTGIISAMAADDAIDAVVTSLGSLAPATSDTPAPDAEDGFTSGPESLSAILPGIVQNTSKPVVVFNDAGRAHEGLNRRLRDKGIPVFRSCSRAMGLLARYTAYRLRLENIRKTGGE; translated from the coding sequence ATGCAATTGTTTATAGATTTTGAGGAAATGACCCGGGTCTTTGCCCAGGCAGCCGGCCAGGACCGGTTTCAGCTCTTTGAGCATGAAACCTATGAACTGCTGTCCGCCCTGGGATCGGAATCTGTGCCTGAATACCTGCTCTTTGCCAGGAACCACCGGCTGAATTCCGATGTCCTGGTGCCCTTTTTCGGGGAAAAGGTGGTGCTCAAGGTGGTCAGCCCCGATGTGGTGCACAAGTCCGATGTGGGCGGGGTCAAGGTGGTGCCCAAGATGGCCGGCAAGGTCAGGAGCGAAAGCCGGCGCATGGTGGACACCGTGTCCGAGCGGTTTGCCCGGGTGGTCGAGGCGAACCCGGACGCGGACCTGCCCCATTACCGGGGCCTGTCCGGCCGGAAGCTGCGGGATGCGGTGAACCGGCGGATCCATGGGGTGCTCATCACCCAGTACCTGCCCCCGGAATCCGATGCCCTGGGCAATGAACTGCTGGTCAGCCTGAGGTGGACGAGGGAATTCGGCATGGTCATCACCGCGGGGCTGGGCGGGACGGACACCGAACTCTATGCCGAGCGGTTTCGTCTGGGCCAGGCCGTGATTTCCGCCTCAACAGCCCATGTCTCCGGGGAGGCCTTTTTCGATCTTTTCGCCAAAACCATTGCCTATGAAAAGCTCTCTGGCCAGACCCGGGGCGGGGAGCGCCTGGTTTCCGACGAGCAGCTTGTGGAGTGCTTCGGGGCCTTTATCGCCGTGGGCAATTATTTTTCCCCCATGAACCCAAAGGCCCCCTATGTGATTGAGGAGCTGGAGGTCAATCCCTTTGCCCTGGTGGATTACGAGATGGTGCCCCTGGACGGGCTGTGTAAATTTTCCCTGCCCTTCCGGCCGCCGGCAGCCCGGGGCATCGACCGCATCGGCAGTTTGCTTCATCCCCAAACCCTTGCCATCATCGGGGTGTCGGCCACAAAGATGAATTTTGGCAGGAATATTTTAAAAAATTTGATCCGGGCCGGATATGACAGAAAGAATATCACCATTGTCAGTCCCAGTGCCAAAGAGATCGACGGGGTGGCCTGCGTCGAGGAGATAGGGCATCTTGGGGGGGTGGATCTGCTTGTGGTGGCCGTGGGCGCGGCCCAGGTCCCCTTTTTAATCGACGAGATCATTGACAACAATCTGGCCCGGAGCGTGATCCTCATCCCCGGCGGCATGGGGGAAACCGAGGATTCCCGGGAGCGGGCCCATGCGGTGACGGCAAAGATCCGCATGGCCCACGGCCGCAAGGGCGGGGGACCGGTCTTTTTAGGGGGGAACTGCCTGGGCATGATTTCCCGTTCCGGCGGCCTGGATACATTTTTTACCCCGGATGCCTGTGCGCCCAAGCGCATGGACAGGCCGGCGGCCCCGGTGGCCCTGATCAGCCAGAGCGGGGCCTTTGCCCTGGTACGCATGGCAAGCCTGGCCGCAGGCGATCCGGCCTACAATATCACCGTGGGCAACCAGATGGACCTGACCATCGGGGATTTCATCACCTATATGGCCGATGTCGATGATGCCGGCATCATCGCCGTCTACGCCGAAGGGTTCCAGGATCTGGACGGTCTCCATGCCTGTACCGGGATTTTAAAGGCGGTGCGCAGGGGCAAGGAGGTGCTGGTGTACAAGGCCGGCCGGACCCCCGAGGGGAAAAAGGCCACCTCCGGGCACACCGCATCCGTGGCCGGGGATTATATGGTCTGTACCTCCTGTCTCAGCCAGGCCGGTGCCCTGGTCACCGATTCCCTGGAGGAATTCGACGGCCTGGTGAACATGGCGGCCTATCTGCACGGCAAGGCGATCACCGGATTCCGGGTGGGGGCCATGAGCCCTGCGGGATTTGAAACCGTGGGCATTGCCGATTCCCTTGAATCAAGGGATTGCTGCCTTGAACTGCCCCCCTTTGAGCCGGTGACCCGGGATGCCGTGGCAGACCTGTTCGACCTGGCCGGCCTGGCTGAGATCATGGATATCAAAAATCCATTGGATCTTACCCCGGCGGCACCGGACGGGGTGTATACCGGCATTATTTCGGCCATGGCGGCGGATGATGCCATTGATGCCGTGGTGACCTCCCTGGGGTCCCTGGCCCCGGCCACGTCAGACACCCCGGCCCCGGACGCTGAGGACGGATTCACCAGCGGGCCGGAAAGCCTCTCCGCCATCCTGCCCGGGATTGTCCAGAACACCAGCAAGCCTGTGGTGGTATTTAACGATGCGGGCCGGGCCCACGAAGGGCTCAACCGGCGGCTCAGGGACAAGGGCATACCCGTGTTCCGGTCCTGCAGCCGGGCCATGGGGCTGCTGGCAAGGTATACGGCCTACCGGCTGCGCCTGGAAAATATCCGCAAAACCGGCGGGGAATAA
- a CDS encoding cache domain-containing protein has protein sequence MVFKNLSIRNKLFLSFATVSIIILAASFTLLFFQVKKNIEDRIRAELNKSNQTITDMVETAAMVSIKNHLRAIAEKNLEIVTHIYLESQQKGVSQAAAREQAARTLLSQTVGETGYIYCIDSSGKVVIHPRDGVRGTNVAGWAFIQEQIRRKKGYLEYNWKNPGEKKARPKAMYMSYFEPWDWIISVSSYKSEFSRLVTIKDFRDQVLGLTFGKTGYSYIFDTQGNTIIHPEVKGNFYDIRDVNQVDFVQEMIRKKNGYLTYHWKNPSEPVPREKFVAFSYIPEFDWIVASSSYTAEVFSPLSELRTSFIIILVLSVIITGFVAMAVSTSITRPLRQFIRRFEKGADGDLTSPMGHNWLNENRQDEIGKLSMSFNRFMERLDAYQNEIHSEIRNREHTEKKLEDLRSYLADIIDSMPSMIIGIDTAMAVTLWNKKAGDETGIDAETAMGSPIRDCLPRIGHHLARIKESLEANLSGQILKTPHASKEAGTRFETITVFPVSGGRGAVLRIDDVTETMRMEEILIQNEKMLSVGGLAAGMAHEINNPLAGVMQNASLLTNRLTDTAMPANIQAAEETGTTMAAIKAFMDAREIPQIILSITDSGTRMAEIVNNMLSFARKGDATFSTCDPVQLLDKTLDIAATDYDLKKHYDFKTIAIKKEYEEDVPFIACERGKIQQVLLNILNNGAQAMADHPGESVFILRLSHETQTEMLRIEIQDNGPGMAPDVKKRIFEPFFTTKPVGIGTGLGLSVSYFIITENHQGTMDVDSEPGKGTRFIIRLPLSPR, from the coding sequence ATGGTATTTAAAAACCTATCCATACGAAATAAACTGTTTTTAAGTTTTGCAACGGTTTCCATCATTATCCTTGCCGCCAGTTTCACCCTTCTTTTCTTCCAGGTCAAAAAAAATATTGAGGACCGGATCCGGGCGGAACTGAACAAGTCCAACCAGACCATCACCGACATGGTGGAAACTGCAGCCATGGTCTCCATTAAAAACCACCTGCGGGCCATTGCGGAAAAAAATCTTGAAATCGTCACCCACATTTACCTGGAATCCCAACAAAAGGGCGTTTCCCAGGCCGCGGCCAGGGAACAGGCGGCCCGCACCCTGCTCAGCCAGACCGTCGGAGAAACCGGCTATATTTACTGCATCGACAGCAGTGGGAAAGTCGTAATCCACCCCCGTGACGGGGTGAGGGGGACCAATGTGGCCGGCTGGGCGTTCATCCAGGAACAGATCCGCCGCAAAAAAGGATATCTGGAATACAACTGGAAAAATCCAGGCGAAAAAAAGGCACGGCCCAAAGCTATGTACATGAGCTATTTCGAACCCTGGGACTGGATTATATCCGTCTCCTCCTATAAATCCGAATTTTCCAGGCTCGTTACCATTAAAGATTTCAGAGACCAGGTCCTGGGGCTGACCTTTGGAAAAACCGGCTATTCCTACATATTTGATACACAGGGCAACACCATCATCCATCCAGAGGTTAAAGGCAACTTCTATGACATCAGGGACGTCAACCAGGTTGACTTTGTCCAGGAGATGATCCGCAAAAAAAACGGGTATCTGACCTATCATTGGAAGAACCCCTCGGAACCGGTTCCCAGGGAAAAATTTGTCGCCTTTTCCTATATTCCTGAATTTGACTGGATAGTTGCATCCTCTTCCTATACGGCGGAAGTCTTCTCCCCCCTTTCCGAACTGCGGACCAGCTTTATCATCATTTTGGTATTGTCGGTGATCATCACCGGTTTTGTGGCCATGGCGGTGAGCACCTCCATCACACGCCCCTTGCGACAATTCATCCGCCGCTTTGAAAAAGGGGCCGATGGGGATCTGACCTCCCCCATGGGTCACAACTGGCTCAATGAAAACAGGCAGGATGAAATCGGAAAGCTGTCCATGAGCTTCAACCGTTTCATGGAACGCCTGGATGCCTATCAAAATGAGATTCATTCAGAAATCCGAAACCGGGAACACACCGAAAAAAAACTTGAGGACCTGAGAAGCTACCTGGCCGATATCATTGACTCCATGCCCTCAATGATCATCGGTATCGATACAGCCATGGCCGTTACCCTCTGGAATAAAAAAGCCGGAGATGAAACAGGAATCGATGCAGAAACAGCCATGGGGAGCCCGATCAGAGACTGTCTTCCCCGCATCGGACATCATCTGGCCCGGATAAAAGAGAGCCTGGAGGCGAACCTATCGGGCCAGATTCTGAAAACCCCCCATGCCTCTAAAGAGGCCGGCACCCGCTTTGAAACCATAACGGTATTTCCCGTGTCCGGCGGCCGGGGAGCCGTGCTCCGTATCGACGATGTTACAGAAACCATGCGCATGGAAGAGATTCTGATCCAGAATGAGAAAATGCTATCCGTGGGCGGCCTTGCCGCAGGCATGGCCCATGAAATCAACAATCCCCTGGCAGGGGTGATGCAGAATGCCTCCCTGCTGACCAACCGCCTCACCGACACCGCAATGCCCGCAAATATACAGGCGGCCGAGGAAACCGGCACCACCATGGCGGCCATCAAAGCCTTCATGGACGCCAGGGAAATTCCCCAGATCATCCTGTCCATCACCGACTCCGGCACCCGCATGGCCGAAATCGTAAATAATATGCTCAGTTTTGCCAGGAAGGGCGACGCCACCTTCTCCACCTGCGACCCGGTCCAGCTCCTGGACAAAACCCTGGACATCGCAGCCACGGACTACGACCTGAAAAAACATTACGACTTTAAAACCATTGCCATAAAAAAAGAATATGAAGAGGATGTCCCCTTTATTGCCTGCGAACGGGGCAAAATCCAGCAGGTCCTGCTGAACATACTGAACAACGGGGCCCAGGCCATGGCGGACCATCCCGGGGAATCCGTATTCATTCTCCGCCTTTCCCATGAAACACAGACGGAGATGCTCCGCATTGAAATCCAGGACAACGGCCCGGGCATGGCGCCGGACGTAAAAAAACGGATATTCGAGCCCTTTTTCACCACCAAGCCCGTGGGCATCGGCACGGGCCTGGGGCTGTCCGTCTCCTATTTCATCATCACGGAAAACCACCAGGGCACCATGGATGTGGATTCCGAGCCCGGCAAGGGCACCCGGTTCATCATCCGGCTGCCCCTCTCCCCCCGGTAA
- a CDS encoding RNA-binding S4 domain-containing protein — protein MSEIQTVYLTRSPVELYKVLKFENLVASGGEAKHLIADGLVWVNGNVETRKRKKIYPGDTIEFEGICLKMEMEG, from the coding sequence ATGAGTGAGATTCAAACCGTATACCTGACCCGGTCCCCTGTGGAACTGTATAAGGTGCTGAAATTTGAAAACCTGGTGGCCAGCGGCGGAGAGGCCAAGCACCTCATTGCCGACGGCCTGGTATGGGTTAACGGAAATGTGGAAACCCGTAAACGGAAAAAAATCTACCCCGGCGACACCATAGAGTTTGAAGGCATCTGCCTGAAAATGGAGATGGAAGGCTAG